The proteins below are encoded in one region of Silene latifolia isolate original U9 population chromosome 2, ASM4854445v1, whole genome shotgun sequence:
- the LOC141636251 gene encoding uncharacterized protein LOC141636251, with translation MKKAFLEKYFPPSRSSQLKRVISNVEQQDKETMYEYLEKFKKLCASCPYHGYSDQDLIMYFCGGLNQDDRRMIHSACGGNIANKNPDEAWEVISELAETFRQFERKPSRRGVNAMGVNPGLEEKIDNIVSTLRDMLSGRQMATVCGICATEGHPNDLCPYFRENGQEEVNGVWESTRNNRKWDPYSKTYNEGWKAYPNFRWGNSQAGSSSGPPRGQFLQRPQGQQINQQLLQQAGEQAPPSSSMSTDDMIRALTLSVTQDRADNKQNFKNLENQVSQVATAINRLEARDSNALPSQTVVNPKSVSAVSLRNGRQLVEAEKVKRKAKEPVIHEIEEEIVIKEGEEASIVKEKEHIPSSIPVVEPEVPFPDALKRTHHFEHDKDIYEVFQKCEVNIPLLNLLKSIPKYEKFLKELCTIKRDNKLERVNKVKVSEHVSAMFQRKLPTKCSDPGMFTIPCTIENTKIQKAMLDLGASINVIPYSLYESMKLGPLHATSVVIQLADRSNVYPKGIVEDVLVLVDNLIFPADFYVLDMEHDKHTAPILLGRPFLKTASTKIDVSSGSMTMESSGQVV, from the coding sequence ATGAAGAAGGCgttcttggagaaatattttccTCCTTCTCGATCATCTCAGCTGAAAAGAGTCATCAGTAATGTTGAACAGCAAGACAAGGAAACTATGTATGAGTATCTTGAGAAATTTAAGAAGCTCTGTGCTAGTTGCCCCTACCATGGTTACTCTGATCAGGATCTCATTATGTATTTTTGTGGTGGACTGAACCAAGATGACCGTCGCATGATTCACTCTGCTTGTGGAGGAAATATAGCCAACAAAAATCCAGATGAGGCTTGGGAGGTTATTTCAGAGCTAGCTGAGACCTTTAGACAGTTTGAGAGGAAACCATCACGAAGAGGAGTGAATGCTATGGGTGTTAATCCTGGTTTAGAGGAAAAGATTGATAATATTGTTTCCACTCTCCGTGACATGTTATCTGGGAGACAGATGGCTACTGTTTGTGGCATATGCGCTACTGAGGGTCACCCTAATGATTTGTGTCCTTACTTTCGAGAAAATGGCCAAGAAGAAGTGAATGGTGTTTGGGAGAGTACTAGAAATAACAGGAAATGGGATCCATATTCCAAGACTTATAATGAAGGATGGAAGGCTTACCCTAACTTTCGTTGGGGAAATTCTCAAGCCGGTTCATCGTCTGGCCCTCCTAGAGGCCAGTTTCTCCAAAGACCACAAGGACAACAAATTAATCAACAATTGCTTCAACAAGCAGGTGAACAAGCACCACCGAGTTCATCAATGTCCACAGACGATATGATTCGGGCTCTTACTCTCAGTGTTACTCAAGATAGAGCAGATAATAAGCAAAATTTTAAGAATCTTGAAAATCAAGTTAGTCAGGTGGCTACTGCAATTAATCGGTTGGAGGCTAGAGATTCTAATGCACTACCATCTCAAACGGTGGTGAATCCAAAGAGTGTGAGCGCAGTCTCTTTGAGAAATGGGAGACAACTAGTGGAGGCTGAGAAAGTGAAAAGAAAAGCCAAGGAACCGGTGATTCATGAAATAGAGGAAGAGATAGTGATCAAGGAAGGTGAAGAAGCTTCTATTGTTAAGGAGAAGGAGCATATTCCCTCTTCTATACCGGTGGTGGAACCGGAGGTACCCTTTCCTGATGCACTTAAGAGGACTCACCACTTTGAACACGACAAGGACATTTATGAGGTATTCCAAAAGTGTGAGGTAAACATCCCCCTTCTTAATCTTTTGAAAAGTATTCCTAAATATGAAAAATTCTTAAAGGAGTTGTGTACTATTAAAAGGGATAACAAGTTGGAAAGGGTGAATAAAGTGAAGGTTAGTGAACATGTGTCCGCTATGTTTCAAAGAAAATTACCCACTAAGTGTAGTGATCCGGGCATGTTCACTATCCCTTGCACCATTGAAAACACTAAGATTCAAAAGGCCATGCTAGATTTAGGAGCTTCTATTAATGTGATTCCTTACTCCTTATATGAATCTATGAAACTTGGTCCTCTACATGCTACTAGTGTTGTTATCCAGTTAGCTGATAGATCGAATGTCTACCCGAAAGGGATTGTTGAGGATGTGCTTGTTTTGGTTGATAATCTTATCTTTCCTGCTGATTTTTATGTGCTAGACATGGAACATGATAAACATACGGCTCCTATTCTGTTAGGTAGGCCATTCTTGAAAACTGCTAGCACTAAGATTGATGTATCTAGTGGGTCTATGACTATGGAGTCTAGTGGTCAAGTGGTGTAG